From one Colletotrichum destructivum chromosome 3, complete sequence genomic stretch:
- a CDS encoding Putative Rhodanese-like domain, tryptophan synthase beta chain-like, PALP domain-containing protein: MAEPNHLNVYTGPNSVKDYFDPDTAPPLPLVEIPDCLNPYRKHGVRVYAKMMSMHPANNVKAMPALNLLQNGVVPGKTKTVVEYSSGSTVISMSLASRVYHDVPDVRAYLSNKTSQAKLKLMQFFGLDITLFGGPSQPEPLDQRGGIYAAKNIGSDKGTAINPNQYENDDNWKSHVRWTGPQIFKQLPQITLICAGMGTSGTLTGLGTYFKSAKPSVYRLGVCTAPGDRVPGPRSYALLQPVEFPWRSAVDHVEHVGSHESYALSLELCRQGLIAGPSSGFNLQGLYQFLDKRLEAGSLKELADEAGEVHCVFICCDLPYQYIDEYFAKLGPEHFPAIHNENLQKVDLHRYDEAWEKNPAEIFLQIPQTSIVRTEDAQLPSTPRYIDTSSASLIPRLPNMAIIDLRKPEDFQTHHIPGSENIPVVESSDWKPFSDAKILEKVWLKLEATLDPKTETGKILEAYRQKPIVVLCYDGDSSRVATSVLRARGFEADSVRGGFRALRDFQRTPEASFTMVPKSLAVASSVEELVAH; the protein is encoded by the exons ATGGCCGAACCGAACCATCTCAACGTCTACACCGGACCAAACTCCGTCAAAGACTACTTCGATCCTGATACCGCTCCCCCACTGCCCCTCGTCGAGATACCAGACTGTCTCAACCCTTATCGCAAACATGGCGTGAGGGTCTACGCCAAGATGATGTCGATGCACCCCGCCAACAACGTCAAGGCAATGCCGGCTCTCAACCTGCTTCAGAACGGTGTCGTTCCCGGAAAGACCAAGACGGTTGTCGAATACAGCTCTGGATCAACCGTCATCTCCATGTCCTTGGCATCTCGGGTCTACCATGACGTACCGGATGTCCGTGCCTACCTCAGCAACAAGACGAGTCAGGCcaagttgaagttgatgcAATTCTTCGGTTTGGACAT TACCTTGTTTGGCGGACCGTCTCAACCTGAACCGCTGGATCAGAGAGGCGGCATCTACGCCGCGAAAAACATAGGCAGCGACAAAGGCACTGCCATCAACCCGAACCAATACGAGAATGACGAT AACTGGAAGTCACATGTGAGGTGGACCGGGCCTCAGATCTTCAAGCAACTGCCCCAGATCACGCTCATTTGCGCCGGCATGGGCACTTCTG GAACCCTCACTGGCCTAGGAACTTACTTCAAGAGCGCCAAGCCCTCGGTTTACAGACTGGGCGTCTGCACCGCACCTGGCGACCGCGTTCCTGGACCGCGCTCGTATGCACTGCTCCAACCGGTCGAGTTCCCTTGGAGATCTGCCGTCGACCACGTTGAACACGTCGGGTCTCACGAGTCTTATGCACTCTCGTTGGAACTCTGTAGACAGGGACTCATCGCCGGCCCGTCGTCTGGATTCAACCTCCAAGGCCTTTACCAGTTCCTGGACaagcgcctcgaggccggaAGTCTGAAGGAGCTTGCTGACGAAGCTGGCGAGGTACACTGTGTCTTCATCTGCTGCGACTTGCCGTACCAATACATCGACGAGTATTTTGCGAAGTTGGGACCGGAGCACTTCCCTGCCATTCATAACGAG AACCTCCAAAAGGTTGACCTCCATCGTTACGATGAAGCGTGGGAGAAGAACCCGGCAGAGATATTCCTGCAGATCCCGCAAACAAGCATCGTCCGTACCGAGGATGCCCAGTTGCCCAGCACACCAAGATACATCGACACTAGCAGTGCCTCCCTTATTCCCCGTCTTCCGAATATGGCCATAATTGACCTGCGGAAACCGGAAGATTTCCAGACACACCACATCCCCGGGTCCGAAAACATCCCCGTTGTGGAATCGAGTGACTGGAAGCCCTTTTCAGATGCCAAGATTCTGGAAAAGGTGTGGCTCAAACTGGAGGCCACCCTCGATCCGAAGACCGAGACGGGAAAGATCCTAGAAGCGTACCGACAAAAACCGATTGTCGTTCTGTGctacgacggcgacagctcCCGGGTCGCAACAAGCGTCCTGCGTGCCAGGGGGTTTGAGGCGGACAGCGTCAGGGGAGGCTTCCGGGCATTGAGGGACTTCCAGCGTACTCCCGAGGCCTCTTTCACGATGGTACCGAAGAGTTTGGCTGTAGCTTCAAGTGTGGAAGAACTGGTTGCTCACTAG
- a CDS encoding Putative leucine-rich repeat domain superfamily, with the protein MFPLLRLPVTIIQDVVELLCPHCHPSAPTRPEESWGRFCNNACSVGSLDLERRTALAHLCKTNKLLNAIATPLLYHFPRYNRHNLFPFIRTMFQGRLELAQYVKCFHIGEEVFYIEDFSAEETQLCRDFGVQIGLPITQTEPDSTTLFSSLILSKCTGVEELCMLSPYGDRDDVLFPDIDTLPNVKSVLISHHDTEFGFNLQDLNNVFSATPNVTSLSVFAMDGAGLALNLANLRRLRVMQSRLEAEDFALLMGQCPGLEWMSYQLGDVMVSYEEPASPREMQDSIVNHTPRLRYLELSMLDRSEYLQHDDYDETQMLQTLKELGQLEVLKLDLEYLIASLDDILRPTALVELLPTSIREVEITTIERKDREGLLEALGEVARSCKTDFPRLESVKCGASTLDEDQRQKAMDHFAPSGVRFSMLPPGPWD; encoded by the coding sequence ATGTTCCCTCTCCTCCGACTTCCAGTCACAATCATACAAGATGTTGTCGAGCTTCTCTGCCCTCATTGTCACCCGAGCGCTCCAACCCGGCCAGAGGAGTCCTGGGGCCGCTTTTGCAATAACGCATGTTCCGTCGGCTCACTTGACCTCGAGAGGCGCACTGCGTTGGCGCATCTCTGCAAGACTAACAAGTTGCTCAACGCCATTGCGACGCCACTCTTGTACCATTTCCCGCGGTACAACAGACATAATCTCTTTCCTTTTATACGAACAATGTTCCAAGGCCGACTGGAGCTTGCCCAATATGTCAAGTGTTTTCACATTGGGGAGGAAGTGTTCTACATTGAAGACTTTTCCGCTGAGGAAACCCAACTCTGCCGGGATTTTGGAGTCCAGATTGGCTTGCCCATCACACAAACAGAGCCCGATTCGACTACCCTATTCTCGAGTCTCATCCTGAGCAAGTGCACCGGTGTCGAAGAGCTCTGCATGCTCTCCCCTTACGGCGATCGCGACGACGTGCTCTTCCCTGACATCGATACACTCCCGAACGTAAAGAGTGTGCTTATCTCGCATCACGACACGGAGTTCGGCTTCAATTTGCAAGATCTGAACAACGTGTTCTCTGCAACGCCGAACGTGACGTCTCTGAGCGTTTTCGCCatggacggcgccgggctCGCTCTGAACCTAGCGAACCTCCGACGGCTCAGGGTCATGCAAAGTAGGTTGGAAGCAGAAGACTTTGCGTTGTTAATGGGGCAGTGTCCCGGACTGGAATGGATGAGCTACCAACTAGGTGACGTGATGGTCTCGTACGAGGAgccggcctcgcctcgcGAAATGCAGGACTCCATCGTCAACCACACGCCTCGGCTGAGATACCTCGAACTTAGCATGCTGGATAGATCCGAATATCTCCAACACGACGATTATGACGAGACTCAAATGCTCCAGACCTTGAAAGAACTGGGGCAGCTGGAAGTGCTCAAGCTTGACTTGGAGTATCTCATCGCCTCGCTGGACGACATCCTACGACCCACTGCGCTGGTAGAATTGCTCCCGACTTCGATTCGCGAGGTTGAGATCACGACCATAGAAAGGAAGGATCGGGAAGGGCTTTTGGAGGCGCTAGGAGAGGTGGCGAGAAGCTGCAAAACTGATTTCCCACGACTGGAATCAGTCAAATGCGGCGCAAGTACGCTGGATGAGGATCAGAGACAGAAGGCAATGGATCACTTTGCGCCATCAGGGGTCAGGTTCTCAATGTTACCTCCCGGACCATGGGATTGA
- a CDS encoding Putative short-chain dehydrogenase/reductase SDR, NAD(P)-binding domain superfamily: MGYNVARLVLAALAVLVVQRKLGAQARRRDKRITREHERVLILGASSGVGRAVAKRYAARGALVCVVARRADEIANLAKECGEKCIWHVADFSKVDDLVGLRSRLDKEWQGLDTLHICAGVSALQPIMALTGIKSAEEDADAAGIQTAVDIAGRAVSGNFNGPLTSALTFIPMLTRTSKSPSILLVSSVAAVIPAPTRALYAATKASSLLLFQALAIEHPKIAFTHVLPATIEGNFRASAVDSGPVREDDPNKHGLKVGYVAERCISSVDGGVTGNVLLPKFPYAIAQYLYLLWPSFIEGRARKKYNFEA, encoded by the exons ATGGGATACAATGTCGCTCGCTTGGTACTAGCGGCCCTGGctgttctcgtcgtccaacGGAAACTGGGAGCGCAGGCACGCAGAAGAGACAAACGCATCACGCGCGAACACGAGCgcgtcctcatcctcggcgcctccagcggcgtcggccgggcTGTCGCGAAACGATATGCAGCCCGTGGGGCGCTCGTCTGCGTCGTCGCTCGACGTGCCGACGAAATTGCCAACTTGGCCAAGGAGTGTGGGGAGAAGTGTATATGGCACGTTGCGGATTTCAGCAAggtcgacgacctggtcgGCCTGAGGTCCCGACTCGACAAGGAGTGGCAGGGCCTGGACACCCTGCATATCTGCGCCGGCGTATCGGCCCTGCAGCCCATCATGGCTCTCACTGGGATCAAGTCCGCTGAGGAGGATGCAGATGCTGCGGGGATCCAAACGGCTGTCGACATCGCCGGACGTGCTGTCTCGGGCAACTTCAATGGACCGCTGACCTCTGCTCTGACATTC ATCCCCatgttgacgaggacgtccAAGTCACCGTCGATCCTGCTCGTTTCCTCGGTGGCAGCGGTCATCCCGGCGCCCACCAGAGCCCTTTACGCGGCGACCAAAGCCTCCTCCTTGTTGTTATTCCAGGCTTTGGCCATTGAGCACCCCAAGATTGCATTCACCCACGTCCTGCCCGCCACCATCGAAGGGAACTTCCGGGCATCCGCGGTGGACTCCGGCCCCGTTAGGGAGGACGACCCAAACAAGCATGGATTGAAGGTTGGATACGTTGCTGAGAGGTGCATCAGTtcggtcgacggcggcgtcacAGGAAACGTTTTGTTGCCCAAGTTTCCGTACGCTATCGCGCAGTATCTGTATCTGTTGTGGCCTTCTTTCATTGAGGGCCGGGCACGTAAGAAGTACAACTTTGAGGCATAG
- a CDS encoding Putative major facilitator, sugar transporter, major facilitator superfamily — protein sequence MYRIYNIYALAAIGTIGGMLFGFDISSMSAWIGADSYKEYFGFPSSTLQGGITASMSGGSLVGALVAGFIADWWGRRGALKLASVIWIIGAVLQCSSQNVGHLIAGRVVSGLAIGITSSQCCVYLAELAPSRIRGRIVGIQQWSIEWGILIMYLISYACVVTIDSPKAFRIAWGVQGIPGLILGVALFFFPESPRWLAQKDRWEECHEVLAHLHAGGDRDAPVVLAELDEVKDAARIASESKNIGVLGLFGPRVWKRTLAGCSVQVWQQLLGGNVMLYYLIYIFNMAGMTGNTALTSSIIQYVIFLVTTGAILPIIDRLGRRPLLIGGAIICCIIHFTTGAVMKVHGNPVDEVDGDENLKWAISGAPAQGVIALCYIFVGVYGLTWAPIGWIYASEVFPLKYRATGVGFAAACNWAFNLALAFFVPPAFTNIQWKTYMIFGTFCAAMTVHIFFTYPETSGKTLEEIDALFDSNVPAWRTRSAGVRFEDRVAAAESKKNGFNATHVDQVEV from the exons ATGTATCGCATCTACAACATCTACG CGCTCGCCGCCATTGGCACCATTGGCGGTATGCTTTTCGGCTTCGACATCAGTTCCATGAGTGCCTGGATTGGTGCCGACTCCTACAAGGAATACTTCGGCTTCCCGAGCTCCACTTTGCAGGGAGGTATCACGGCCTCAATGTCCGGTGGCTCTCTCGTCGGCGCTCTGGTCGCAGGTTTCATTGCCGACTGGTGGGGCCGCCGTGGCGCCCTCAAGCTCGCCTCCGTCATCTGGATCATCGGTGCCGTACTCCAGTGCTCTTCCCAGAACGTCGGCcacctcatcgccggccgAGTCGTTAGTGgtctcgccatcggcatcaccaGTTCGCAGTGCTGTGTCTACCTCGCCGAGCTAGCCCCTTCCCGAATCCGCGGccgcatcgtcggcatccAGCAATGGTCCATCGAATGGGGCATCCTGATCATGTACCTCATCTCGTACGCCTGTGTCGTCACCATCGACAGCCCCAAGGCTTTCCGCATCGCCTGGGGCGTCCAGGGCATTCCCGGTCTCATCCTTGGCGttgccctcttcttcttccccgaGTCTCCCCGTTGGCTGGCCCAGAAGGACCGCTGGGAGGAGTGCCATGAGGTCCTCGCCCATTTGCATGCCGGCGGTGATCGCGATGCGCCCGTTGTactcgccgagctcgacgaggtcaaggacgccgcccGCATTGCCTCCGAGTCCAAAAACATTGGTGTCCTGGGTCTCTTTGGTCCTCGCGTTTGGAAGCGCACCCTGGCTGGATGCAGTGTCCAGGTCTGGCAGCAGCTTCTCGGAGGAAACGTCATGTTGTACTACCTCATCTATATCTTCAACATGGCTGGCATG ACTGGCAATACTGCCCTGACCTCGTCCATCATCCAATACGTCATCTTCCTGGTTACGACCGGCGCTATTCTGCCCATCATCGACCGCCtcggtcgtcgtcctctccTCATCGGCGGTGCCATCATCTGCTGcatcatccacttcaccacCGGTGCCGTTATGAAGGTCCACGGCAACCCCGTCGACGAAGTGGACGGCGATGAGAACCTGAAATGGGCCATCTCTGGTGCCCCAGCCCAGGGTGTTATTGCCCTTTGTTACATCTTTGTTGGTGTCTACGG CCTCACCTGGGCCCCTATCGGCTGGATCTACGCCTCAGAAGTGTTCCCCCTCAAGTACCGCGCCACCGGTGTTGgtttcgccgccgcctgcaaCTGGGCTTTCAACCTCGCCCTTGCCTTCTTCGTCCCGCCCGCCTTCACAAACATCCAGTGGAAGACGTACATGATCTTCGGCACCTTCTGCGCCGCCATGACGGTGCACATCTTCTTCACCTATCCCGAGACCTCCGGCAAGACTCTCGAGGAGATTGACGCCCTGTTCGACTCCAACGTCCCAGCCTGGCGCACCAGGAGCGCCGGTGTGCGCTTTGAGGACCGtgttgccgctgccgagaGCAAGAAGAATGGTTTCAACGCCACTCATGTCGACCAGGTGGAAGTTTAA
- a CDS encoding Putative heterokaryon incompatibility: MADENVRFFGNSISSEYWRAYDVDKQFKLASAGEHACSEADVDRARTWASTKTPAVAGSVPDASSPYKPIGDPYEIRVLEIKPGMNGDKLQGSLHHCSLELKGRFAVSMDQENLGTPVSYTALSYTWGPPVFEGAILCDGHRKAITTSLEAALRAFRRKDKPVVMWIDQICINQEDHREKEQQIPLMTRIYQNATNTAIWLGELTSDSASAIMLLEDVRKLLQFTERDVDPKEFERLCLPSPDAEVWKALWDLFSRPWFTRLWIIQEVILSKDAWVVCGSDITTWDVLSWACLHLSTCGISRWLTQKFGSNDARVAESRDVCQSAWHLGTLKMSFESVSIMLFDLLVESREAQCYDSRDKVYGLLGVCQDSDRSAVKASYADTFSDVELYRKLTAHHLSGDPTGWRLAVVFTSIDHESPDLPSWVPDWRKTRRTASLGYPTTTRAVYKASGRFKTAIGKTDVVVDSQRPGELRVRGISVDTVVRMSDPFADCHLTYTNPAVNNKALLGLFGFVRQLQDYPGQDTVFSAFWNALVAGKDESGMAKAPSSFEEIISLLLDATTGLSPSLPGQTYSVRQRRPVGKGRLELGNLASRTPGKTFQEVETAMARAVTNRRLGITSRGYLGLFPENGKTGDEVLVLDGCHVPFLMRTAGTNRRRLVGECYLHGIMQGEGVENVDRLEEVVVI, encoded by the coding sequence ATGGCAGACGAAAACGTCCGGTTCTTCGGAAACTCCATCTCGTCCGAATACTGGCGAGCATACGATGTGGACAAGCAGTTTAAACTTGCGTCCGCCGGGGAGCATGCCTGCAGCGAGGCAGACGTTGATCGCGCGCGCACCTGGGCTTCGACCAAGACGCCGGCTGTCGCAGGAAGTGTGCCTGACGCGTCGAGCCCGTACAAGCCCATCGGCGACCCTTATGAGATTCGCGTACTCGAGATCAAGCCGGGAATGAATGGCGACAAGCTGCAAGGTAGCCTGCACCACTGTTCGCTCGAGCTAAAAGGCAGATTCGCGGTTTCCATGGACCAGGAAAACCTCGGCACTCCCGTCTCGTATACAGCACTCAGCTACACCTGGGGCCCGCCTGTGTTTGAGGGCGCAATCCTCTGCGACGGCCACAGAAAGGCCATTACCACGTCCCTCGAAGCAGCACTGCGAGCTTTTCGGAGAAAAGATAAACCAGTCGTCATGTGGATTGACCAGATCTGCATCAACCAAGAAGACCACAGGGAGAAGGAGCAGCAGATTCCCCTGATGACCAGGATCTATCAAAACGCCACGAACACTGCCATCTGGCTCGGGGAGTTGACCAGTGACTCTGCTTCGGCCATAATGCTTCTGGAAGACGTCAGAAAGCTCTTGCAGTTCACAGAGAGAGACGTCGACCCCAAGGAGTTCGAGCGGCTCTGTCTTCCGAGTCCTGACGCAGAGGTCTGGAAGGCTCTGTGGGACCTTTTTTCAAGGCCTTGGTTCACGCGGCTCTGGATCATCCAGGAGGTGATTCTCTCCAAAGATGCTTGGGTTGTGTGCGGCAGTGATATTACCACATGGGACGTGCTGTCTTGGGCCTGCTTGCACCTCTCGACCTGCGGGATATCCCGATGGTTGACCCAGAAGTTTGGCTCCAACGACGCGCGGGTGGCCGAGAGCAGGGATGTTTGCCAATCGGCGTGGCATCTCGGCACTCTAAAAATGAGCTTCGAAAGTGTCAGTATCATGCTTTTCGACCTCTTGGTTGAATCGCGAGAGGCCCAGTGCTACGACTCTCGGGACAAGGTATACGGCCTTCTAGGAGTGTGTCAAGATTCTGACCGGTCTGCGGTGAAGGCAAGCTACGCCGACACCTTCTCCGACGTTGAGCTCTATCGCAAACTGACCGCTCATCATTTGTCCGGTGATCCGACGGGATGGAGGCTAGCAGTGGTGTTCACATCCATTGACCATGAGTCCCCAGACCTGCCTTCTTGGGTGCCGGATTGGAGAAAGACCCGCCGGACAGCGTCGCTGGGATACCCGACTACTACGAGGGCCGTTTACAAAGCCAGCGGGCGATTCAAGACGGCCATAGGCAAGACTGATGTGGTCGTGGACAGCCAGAGACCTGGCGAATTGCGCGTGCGAGGTATCTCGGTCGACACCGTGGTCAGGATGAGTGACCCGTTTGCCGACTGCCACCTGACTTATACGAACCCGGCCGTTAACAACAAGGCGCTGTTGGGGCTGTTCGGTTTTGTCCGCCAACTTCAAGACTACCCTGGGCAGGACACCGTCTTCTCGGCTTTCTGGAACGCTCTTGTGGCCGGTAAAGACGAATCAGGCATGGCCAaggcgccgtcctcgtttGAAGAGATCATCAGCCTTCTCCTGGACGCCACGACGGGCCTGTCGCCGTCACTTCCCGGTCAGACGTATTCAGTACGACAGCGACGGCCTgtggggaaggggagacTCGAGCTGGGGAACCTAGCATCACGCACCCCGGGTAAGACATTTCAGGAGGTTGAGACGGCGATGGCTCGGGCTGTGACGAACCGCCGTCTGGGTATCACAAGCAGGGGGTATCTAGGATTGTTCCCAGAGAACGGAAAGACGGGGGACGAGGTGCTTGTTCTTGACGGGTGCCACGTGCCATTCCTCATGAGAACTGCCGGCACTAATAGACGAAGGCTTGTCGGGGAATGCTACCTGCATGGAATCATGCAGGGAGAGGGTGTCGAAAACGTTGATAGACTGGAGGAGGTGGTTGTTATCTGA
- a CDS encoding Putative FAD-binding domain, FAD/NAD(P)-binding domain superfamily — protein MVIIIGGGPAGLLAALQLHQSNGLSPVVYEIRQKPTTLGGAVGIPSNGLRLLHRLGLYDEVAAKGALTPKLVLHALKGCVMGEMDLSSWSKQQTGFGYMRIQRTDLMDILIRAAKQADIQVRYAKVLQKIEENDDKVIVHFADGTVDTADFLLGCDGIHSAVRRLYVDPKCKPEYTGFSNMFSLVPTANLTPAASSVRTLSATLTANGLFALTPTTPNCDLLYWFFSREIPLPAIGDVRDGWEERGKNESDNFKSTLLDLLGHERSEWTDMVREVLHNTKSVQFYPIYKIPRGRPWSRGRCLVIGDAAHAMPPHASQGVSMALEDVFLLSKLLRSDVPSIADGLLAYEAKRKQRTEQMLDAAERNGSVRKQTAPWRLRASELAISGGLWVYKMAGLEKLGLGQKPLAYDVEEEEF, from the exons ATG gtcatcatcatcggaGGCGGCCCGGCCGGGCTGCTTGCAGCGCTTCAACTCCACCAGAGCAACGGGCTGTCGCCTGTGGTCTACGAAATCCGACAAAAGCCAACCACACTCGGCGGGGCCGTAGGGATCCCGTCCAACGGCCTCCGTCTCCTGCATCGTCTTGGCCTGTACGACGAAGTCGCGGCCAAGGGTGCTCTGACGCCAAAGCTTGTCCTGCACGCCCTAAAGGGCTGTGTCATGGGCGAGATGGACCTTTCGTCGTGGAGCAAGCAGCAGACCGGATTCGGGTACATGCGGATCCAACGAACCGACTTGATGGACATCTTGATACGTGCCGCGAAGCAGGCGGACATCCAAGTCCGCTATGCGAAAGTCTTGCAAAAGATCGAGGAaaacgacgacaaggtcatTGTTCACTTTGCGGATGGGACGGTGGACACAGCcgacttcctcctcggctgCGACGGAATCCACTCTGCTGTGCGGAGGCTGTACGTCGATCCGAAATGCAAACCCGAGTACACGGGCTTCTCCAACATGTTCTCCCTCGTCCCGACGGCGAACCTCACACCCGCCGCGTCATCGGTCCGGACTCTGAGCGCAACCCTCACCGCCAACGGCCTCTTCGCGCTTACTCCCACTACACCGAACTGCGACCTCCTGTACTGGTTCTTCTCGCGCGAGATTCCCCTCCCGGCCATTGGCGACGTGCGTGACGGATGGGAGGAGCGCGGCAAGAACGAGTCAGACAACTTCAAGTCtaccctcctcgacctcttGGGCCACGAAAGGTCAGAATGGACCGACATGGTGCGAGAGGTCCTGCATAACACCAAGTCGGTCCAGTTCTATCCGATCTACAAGATTCCCAGGGGCCGGCCGTGGTCGCGAGGTCGTTGCCTAGtcatcggcgacgccgcgcacgcgatgccgccgcacgCGAGCCAGGGGGTCTCGATggcgctcgaggacgtcTTCCTGCTCTCGAAGCTTCTGAGGAGCGACGTACCCAGCATCGCGGACGGCCTGCTGGCGTACGAGGCCAAGCGGAAGCAGAGGACAGAACAGATgctcgacgcggcggagCGCAACGGGTCGGTGCGCAAGCAGACGGCCCCCTGGCGCCTCCGGGCGAGCGAGCTGGCGATCTCGGGGGGGCTGTGGGTGTACAAGATGGCGGGCCTGGAGAAGTTGGGGCTGGGGCAGAAGCCTCTGGCCTACGAcgttgaggaagaagagTTTTGA
- a CDS encoding Putative sugar transporter, major facilitator transporter Str1/Tri12, MFS transporter superfamily — MNTQDVPRFQQLIDEQRACQVSNESSAAQTFNMSHNESSSMGSDREMKIRMAQEARAVIEFEEDPHRAALEDNPTEARVGIKTWVAIFSMALSFGPPVGLAFLAVASIIVQITAELGGQDQLAWVVGSWSLSTACSFSLAGPLSDVFGRRILVLGGQCAVAVGCIAATAAQNISTLIAAETVIGLGTGFVFVSYAGVPEMLPNKWRSLGLGILESGIAVPWGILSVLLGNALYKYASWRWIFGIGIIIELIALLGTWFSYHPTPRPRGDFDKTRTQQLQDVDWVGLALFTSGLAVALIGLTWGGTPAYPWNSAGAIAPIVVGLVVLALGFAYDFKIAARPMFPLKLFVMFRRYSVLLVVLFVSGMNFHAMSALLPQGFLYMFTTDGIQIGTLSLPNTLMIGFTGVLAPLIAHKVGHIKWQLVIGMAFQAVFIGASAGTVYPNHKFAYAFVPAIGVPMFVWVTILSYAIASLHVPHSNLGVAMGLLGTFRSGGGAVGNALFNTIFQEKFREFAGEEVTNAAVSNGLNPADLGLIIPAAIQYNMGNPRALLNVPGITPEIQEALRVAVRAGAGHAFKIVFYVTIPFSVVALLCSLFVEDPTAYMTNHIQSAMDHDQAAPRRGKRATSLEEGQAIEFETRTVHVEPAGKN; from the exons ATGAACACGCAAGACGTGCCACGTTTCCAACAACTCATTGATGAACAGAGAGCCTGCCAAGTTTCCAACGAGTCTTCGGCTGCACAAACATTCAACATGTCCCACAACGAATCTTCCAGCATGGGGAGCGATCGCGAGATGAAGATCCGGATGGCCCAGGAGGCTCGGGCCGTCATCGAGTTCGAGGAGGATCCCCACCGCGCCGCGCTGGAGGACAACCCTACCGAGGCGCGGGTCGGCATCAAAACCTGGGTTGCAATCTTT TCCATGGCTCTCTCTTTCGGTCCGCCAGTTGGACTCGCGTTCCTCGCAgtcgcctccatcatcgtccaGATCACCGCAGAGCTCGGCGGACAAGACCAGCTCGCCTGGGTCGTGGGATCGTGGTccctctcgacggcctgctccTTCTCTCTGGCGGGACCCCTCAGTGACGTCTTCGGGAGGAGGATCTTGGTCCTGGGCGGCCAGTGTGCCGTTGCTGTCGGCTGCATCGCCGCGACCGCCGCGCAGAACATCTCGaccctcatcgccgccgagacggtCATTGGTCTCGGGAccggcttcgtcttcgtctcctACGCGGGCGTGCCCGAGATGCTCCCTAACAAGTGGCGGTCCCTTGGTCTGGGCATTCTGGAATCCGGCATCGCCGTCCCCTG GGGCATCCTCTCCGTACTGCTCGGTAACGCCCTTTACAAGTACGCCTCGTGGAGGTGGATATTCGGCAttggcatcatcatcgagCTCATCGCCCTACTCGGCACTTGGTTCTCCTACCATCCGACCCCGCGGCCGCGGGGTGACTTCGATAAGACCCGCACGCAGCAACTTCAGGACGTCGACTGGGTCGGCCTGGCCCTCTTCACGTCCGGGCTGGCGGTGGCCCTCATCGGCCTGACATGGGGCGGCACCCCGGCCTACCCGTGGAACAGCGCCGGAGCCATCGcgcccatcgtcgtcggcctcgtggtCTTGGCCCTGGGCTTCGCCTACGACTTCAAGATCGCCGCGCGCCCCATGTTCCCGCTCAAGCTGTTCGTCATGTTCCGGCGCTACTCTGTCCTGTTGGTTgtcctcttcgtctcggGCATGAACTTTCACGCCATGTCGGCCCTGCTCCCGCAGGGCTTCTTGTACATGTTCACCACCGACGGCATCCAGATCGGGACCCTCTCTCTGCCCAACACGCTCATGATTGGCTTCACCGGCGTGCTCGCGCCTCTCATTGCGCACAAGGTTGGCCACATTAAGTGGCAGCTCGTCATTGGCATGGCCTTTcaggccgtcttcatcggcgccaGCGCGGGAACTGTGTATCCCAACCACAAGTTCGCCTACGCTTTTGTGCCTGCCATCGGTGTGCCCATGTTTGTCTGGGTCACGATCCTGTCCTACGCGATTGCCAGTCTCCATGTTCCCCACTCGAATCTCGGGGTCGCCATGGGTCTGTTGGGCACCTTCAGAtcgggaggcggcgccgttggcaaCGCCCTCTTCAACACAATCTTCCAAGAGAAGTTCCGTGAGttcgccggcgaggaagtcaCAAACGCCGCTGTCAGTAATGGGCTGAACCCTGCGGACCTGGGCCTCATCATCCCGGCAGCGATCCAGTACAACATGGGCAACCCCCGAGCACTACTGAACGTCCCCGGCATCACCCCCGAGATTCAGGAGGCTCTCAGGGTGGCTGTAAGGGCTGGAGCTGGGCACGCCTTCAAGATTGTGTTTTATGTTACCATCCCGTTCAGCGTTGTCGCGCTGCTGTGCTCTCTTTTCGTTGAGGATCCGACAGCTTACATGACGAACCACATCCAATCCGCCATGGACCATGATCAGGCAGCGCCGAGGCGTGGCAAGCGTGCAACGTCCCTTGAAGAGGGCCAGGCCATTGAGTTTGAGACCAGAACAGTCCATGTGGAACCCGCGGGAAAGAACTAA